DNA sequence from the Sphingomonas taxi genome:
AGGTCGAGGCCGCGTTTCACCATCGCCAGCGTCGCCGATAGGTCGGCGACCAGCCGTTCGCGCAACGCCTCATCCTCGACCTGCTCGAGACGCAGCCGCAGCCGCGTCAGCGGCGTCTGGAGGTCGTGGCTGATCGCCGCGAGCATCCGCGTCCGCTCGCGCAGGCCGGCGCGGACGCGCGCCTGCATCAGGTTGAAGGTCGCCAATGCCGCGCGCACGTCGCCGGGGCCGGTTTCGACCACCGGCTCGGCGTCGATCGATCGGGCAAAGGCGTCCGCCGCCGCGGAAAGGCGCCGGAGCGGCGCGGTCGCCAGCCTCGCCACGATCAACGACAGCGCGATCGCCGCGACGACGACGAGCAGCAGGAACAAGCGGTCGGTCGTCCAGCCCGGCGGGGCGGGCAGCCGCGGCAGATCGATCGCCACCGCGACGGGGTGCCCGCCCACGCGCAGCGTCAGCAGCCAGCAATCGGGCAGCATCAGCGGTTTTAGTCCTGCCGCGCGCGCACGGGAGCGGAATGGGTCGTGAAGCTGGCAGACACCGGTGGGCGCGTGCGCGAGCACGGCCTGTATCGCCGGCGCGGTGCGCCTTGCGAGCGTTGCGGTGAGGTCGTCGTCGCGCGGCGGGATCGGCCTGATCCCTTCGCCCGCGAGATGCGCGCCCAACAACCGGCCGTCGCGCAGGCTGACGAGCGCACCGGCGGGGTCGCGGTGCAGCCGATCGATGACGTCGAGCGCGCTCGCGATGACGCGCTCGTCGCGCACCCGCCGGAACTCGGCCCGCCGCCCCTGTTCGGCGAGGAACAGCGCGGCGAGCGACGCGATCGAGATGCCGACGACGAGGATCAGCGCGATCCGGCCCGCCAGCGATCCGAGAAAGCGCATCGGCCGGGCGGCGACGCGCCTCATGCGAACGTGGTCGTCGCCGCGAGCATATAGCCCTGGCCGCGTACGGTGAGGATCAGATCGTCGCCATCGGGTTTGAGCTTCTGGCGCAACCGGCTGATCTGATTGTCGATCGTCCGGTCGAACGCGGCGGTGGCGGCGCGCGTCGGCACCAGCGCCTCGCGCGACAGCGGCCGCCCGGCGGCGTGGACGAGGCGCGACAGCATGTCGAATTCCGCGGTCGACAGCATCACGACATTGTCGCCGGGGGCGAGCA
Encoded proteins:
- a CDS encoding ATP-binding protein, whose translation is MRRVAARPMRFLGSLAGRIALILVVGISIASLAALFLAEQGRRAEFRRVRDERVIASALDVIDRLHRDPAGALVSLRDGRLLGAHLAGEGIRPIPPRDDDLTATLARRTAPAIQAVLAHAPTGVCQLHDPFRSRARAAGLKPLMLPDCWLLTLRVGGHPVAVAIDLPRLPAPPGWTTDRLFLLLVVVAAIALSLIVARLATAPLRRLSAAADAFARSIDAEPVVETGPGDVRAALATFNLMQARVRAGLRERTRMLAAISHDLQTPLTRLRLRLEQVEDEALRERLVADLSATLAMVKRGLDLARSGESAEDWSTVDLDSLLSSLADDAAEFGHAVRFTQGCGALVRVRPDALARCLSNLIDNAIKYGGGADIAAHRAGTSVIVTVQDSGPGMDEALLARAFDPFVRADQSRSSGDGTGIGLTIALAQAAAIGADLSLANRPAGGLEATLRLGMKNH